Proteins encoded within one genomic window of Aspergillus nidulans FGSC A4 chromosome VII:
- the ppt1 gene encoding protein serine/threonine phosphatase PPT1 (transcript_id=CADANIAT00008936) — protein MASQDVEEATALKVQGNKAFAQHEWPTAVDFYTQAIEKYDKEPSFFSNRAQCHIKLEAYGFAVADATKALELDPNYIKAYWRRALANSAILNYRDAMRDFKAVVKREPGNRDAKLKLAECEKLVRRLEFEKAIEVADPPSAFESLDIDAIAVDDGYDGVRLGSEMTQEFIDDMIERFKNGKKIHRKYAFQIVKAVKEIVYAEPTMVEIGVDEGKRLTVCGDTHGQFFDLLEIFRLNGFPSDTHAYLFNGDFVDRGSWSTEIALLLYAYKWLRPNGIFLNRGNHETDDMNKVYGFEGECRAKYNETMFKVFSESFSALPLATLIGNKYLVLHGGLFSDDKTTLDDIRKLNRHNQKQPGQQGLMMEMLWTDPQTEPGRGPSKRGVGLQFGPDVTKRFCENNGLEAIIRSHEVRMNGYEVEHDGRCITVFSAPKYCDTTENKGAFIKIGPELKLEYQVFEAVPHPDIKPMVSPTRDLTRILPSLIVNEALIASRPMRKIR, from the exons ATGGCCTCCCAAGATGTTGAGGAAGCTACTGCGCTGAAGGTGCAGGGTAACAAGGCCTTTGCTCAGCATGAGTGGCCCACTGCTGTAGATTTTTACACCCAGGCGATCGAGAAATATGACAAAGAACCGTCATTCTTCAGTAACCGGGCTCAG TGCCATATCAAACTCGAAGCATATGGATTCGCGGTTGCGGACGCCACGAAGGCACTGGAGCTGGATCCGAACTACATCAAGGCGTACTGGCGACGAGCCTTGGCAAACAGTGCGATTCTGAACTATCGCGATGCGATGCGAGATTTCAAAGCCGTTGTGAAGCGCGAACCGGGTAACCGCGATGCGAAGTTAAAATTGGCGGAGTGCGAGAAGCTGGTGCGCCGGTTGGAATTTGAGAAGGCTATTGAGGTTGCAGACCCGCCGTCGGCTTTTGAGAGTTTGGATATTGACGCTATTGCTGTGGATGATGGATATGACGGTGTGAGACTGGGGTCGGAGATGACGCAGGAGTTCATCGACGACATGATTGAGCGGTTCAAGAACGGGAAGAAAATTCACCGGAAGTATGCGTTCCAGATTGTCAAGGCTGTGAAAGAAATTGTCTATGCCGAGCCGACGATGGTTGAGATTGGGGTGGATGAGGGCAAGAGGTTAACTGTTTGTGGTGATACGCATG GTCAATTCTTCGATTTACTGGAAATCTTCCGGCTGAACGGATTCCCTTCCGACACTCATGCGTACTTGTTCAATGGCGACTTTGTGGATCGTGGCTCGTGGTCTACTGAGATTGCCCTCCTCTTGTACGCCTACAAGTGGCTGCGGCCAAACGGCATCTTCCTGAACCGTGGAAATCACGAAACGGACGATATGAACAAGGTATATGGTTTCGAAGGTGAATGCCGCGCCAAATACAATGAGACAATGTTCAAGGTCTTCTCCGAGTCCTTCTCAGCGCTACCTCTTGCCACCCTGATTGGCAACAAGTACCTTGTCCTCCACGGTGGTTTATTCTCCGACGACAAGACGACGCTGGACGATATCCGAAAGCTCAACCGCCACAACCAGAAGCAACCCGGTCAGCAAGGGTTGATGATGGAGATGCTATGGACGGATCCCCAGACAGAGCCTGGTCGCGGACCCAGCAAGCGAGGTGTTGGTCTCCAGTTCGGTCCAGATGTCACAAAGCGCTTCTGCGAGAACAACGGGCTGGAAGCTATCATCCGCTCGCACGAGGTGCGCATGAACGGGTACGAGGTTGAGCACGATGGACGGTGTATCACCGTTTTCTCTGCTCCGAAATACTGCGATACGACAGAGAACAAGGGTGCTTTCATCAAGATCGGACCAGAGCTCAAGCTCGAATACCAGGTTTTCGAGGCGGTGCCTCACCCAGATATCAAGCCGATGGTGAGTCCTACACGTGATCTGACACGTATTTTGCCTTCTCTTATCGTGAATGAAGCACTGATAGCATCTAGGCCTATGCGCAAAATTCGTTGA
- the spt4 gene encoding transcription elongation factor SPT4 (transcript_id=CADANIAT00008937), with translation MSFYVAPSQQRTLRACMVCSLVQLHSKFMREGCPNCDNVLGLRGNNDNIQECTSQVFEGLVTVNDPATSWVARWQRLDGYVPGTYAVKVTGSLPTEVIGHLEDAGIKYIPRDGSTAEEEG, from the exons ATGTCCTTCTACGTCGCGCCCAGCCAGCAGCGCACTCTCCGCGCCTGCATGGTCTGCTCACTCGTCCAGCTACACAGC AAATTCATGCGTGAAGGTTGTCCGAACTGCGACAATGTCCTTGGCCTCCGCGGCAACAACGACAACATTCAAGAGTGCACCTCACAGGTATTTGAGGGCCTAGTCACTGTCAATGACCCGGCAACAAGCTGGGTAGCTCGCTGGCAACGACTGGACGGTTATGTCCCTGGGACATATGCGGTGAAAGTCACAGGCTCGCTTCCTACCGAAGTTATTGGGCATCTAGAGGATGCTGGAATAAAGTACATACCGAGAGATGGAAGTAcggctgaggaagaggggtaA
- the gatA gene encoding 4-aminobutyrate transaminase gatA (transcript_id=CADANIAT00008938) → MASAFRSSLKLRASARLPAVRTITTTPRLRAAEKPYFPNEPTAPKLATAIPGPKNKAASEQLNEVFDVRSLNMLADYTKSVGNYIADLDGNMLLDVYAQIASIPVGYNNPHLLKVAASPEMATSLINRPALGNFPSADWAHILKTGILKVAPKGLDQVFTAMAGSDANETAYKAAFMYYRQQQRGGPEKEFTEEEIQSSMLNQTPGSPQLSIMSFKAGFHGRLFGSLSTTRSKPIHKLDIPAFDWPQAPFPSLKYPLEEHAKENAEEEQRCLQEAERLIKEWHNPVAAIIVEPIQSEGGDNHASPAFFRGLREITKRNNVLFIVDEVQTGVGATGKFWAHDHWNLETPPDMVTFSKKAQTAGYYFGNPALRPNKPYRQFNTWMGDPSRALIFRGIIEEIERLFLVENTAATGDYLYSGLERLAKQYPEHLQNLRGKGQGTFIAWDTPKRDEFLVKGKGVGINIGGSGQNAVRLRPMLIFQKHHADILLESIEKIIKQL, encoded by the exons ATGGCTTCTGCCTTCCGCTCCAGCCTGAAGCTGCGGGCTTCAGCTCGTCTCCCAGCTGTTCGCACTATTACAACCACACCCCGCCTTCGAGCTGCGGAGAAGCCTTACTTCCCCAATGAGCCTACTGCTCCCAAGCTGGCTACGGCCATTCCTGGCCCAAAGAACAAGGCCGCTAGCGAACAGCTCAACGAGGTCTTCGATGTCCGCAGCTTGAACATGCTCGCCGATTACACCAAATCCGTCGGAAACTA CATCGCCGATCTCGATGGGAACATGCTCCTCGATGT TTATGCCCAAATCGCGTCCATTCCCGTTGGTTACAACAACCCTCACCTCCTCAAGGTGGCCGCTTCGCCCGAGATGGCTACCTCCTTGATCAACAGGCCAGCTCTTGGCAATTTCCCTTCCGCTGACTGGGCTCACATCCTGAAGACCGGCATTCTGAAGGTCGCTCCCAAGGGCTTGGACCAGGTGTTTACCGCTATGGCGGGTTCTGACGCCAACGAGACCGCTTATAAGGCCGCTTTCATGTACTACCGTCAGCAACAGCGTGGCGGTCCCGAGAAGGAATTCACCGAGGAAGAGATTCAGTCTAGTATGCTGAACCAGACCCCCGGATCTCCTCAGCTGTCTATCATGTCTTTCAAGGCTGGTTTCCACGGCCGTCTATTCGGCAGTCTTTCCACGACTCGCAGCAAGCCCATTCACAAGCTCGATATCCCCGCCTTTGACTGGCCCCAGgctcccttcccctccctgaAGTATCCTCTCGAGGAGCACGCTAAGGAGaacgctgaggaggagcagcgcTGCCTGCAGGAAGCCGAGCGCCTGATCAAGGAATGGCACAACCCCGTCGCTGCTATCATTGTCGAGCCCATTCAGTCTGAGGGTGGTGATAACCATGCCTCCCCCGCCTTCTTCCGCGGTCTCCGTGAAATCACTAAGCGCAACaacgtcctcttcatcgtcgacgaGGTCCAGACTGGTGTTGGTGCCACCGGTAAATTCTGGGCCCACGACCACTGGAACCTTGAGACTCCTCCCGATATGGtcaccttctccaagaaGGCTCAGACTGCCGGTTACTACTTTGGCAACCCTGCCCTGCGTCCCAACAAGCCCTACCGCCAGTTCAACACCTGGATGGGTGACCCCTCTCGCGCTCTCATCTTCCGTGGTATCATTGAGGAAATTGAGCGCTTGTTTCTGGTTGAGAACACTGCCGCGACTGGTGATTACCTCTACTCTGGCCTTGAGCGCCTCGCGAAGCAGTACCCCGAGCACCTGCAGAACCTGCGTGGTAAGGGCCAGGGTACGTTTATTGCTTGGGATACTCCCAAGCGTGACGAGTTCCttgtcaagggcaagggcgtTGGTATCAACATCGGTGGTAGCGGACAGAACGCAGTCCGCCTGCGGCCTATGCTGATCTTCCAGAAGCACCATG ctgatatcctccttgagaGCATTGAGAAGATTATCAAGCAACTGTAG
- a CDS encoding uncharacterized protein (transcript_id=CADANIAT00008939): protein MKLPPPEVLLSWPTPNYINPPTRSHGVLIASIIFLALSTIITALRLYTRLRITRTAGLDDILVVLGLGFGIGMAVVLCLATEDWGWVRHIWDVPLDWIPMVSKLNLIFQIFFSLSCSLTKLSLLWFCKRLLIVGNKGIYSTYNIAMIVGMVVVAVSSALFVLISIFQCRPIKAYWDLEPKYPHTCLNDGAIVFSASTINIFTDVLTTILPMPLIWKLKLPARQRLAVMGIFGLGIIVDVAGAIRTYYVWQSMIASYDTTWKGWPVLLAATVEINLGLICASAPALRPLVNFFIPRLLGTSYRYGSDRGYRSRNFENSRQSWRLKSLTGNSSKPSRHSNFYNVDAKISSDHLKVFRTVEMETHSESRTSYDPTGTACDITSRPQSPIGDVARLTNDSETLKNPTLSERSISPPTPSIRSDVRSIPSRHTKESLYTNNEYM, encoded by the exons ATGAAACTCCCTCCTCCCGAAGTGCTTCTTAGCTGGCCCACGCCGAATTACATTAATCCTCCCACTCGCAGTCATGGCGTGCTCATTGCAAGCAttatcttcttggctttATCGACTATCATAACTGCCCTTCGGTTATATACCCGGCTACGAATTACGCGCACAGCTGGTCTGGACGACATTCTAGTCGTCCTGGGGCTG GGCTTCGGAATCGGCATGGCCGTTGTCTTATGCTTAGCAACAGAAGACTGGGGCTGGGTCAGACATATATGGGACGTGCCGCTGGATTGGATACCGATGGTCTCCAAACTAAATCTCatattccagatcttcttttctttgtcttgcTCCTTGACAAAGCTTTCACTATTATGGTTCTGCAAGCGCCTCCTCATTGTTGGCAACAAGGGCATCTATTCGACATACAACATCGCCATGATAGTAGGCATGGTGGTTGTGGCCGTTTCCAGCGCGCTTTTTGTCCTTATCAGTATCTTCCAATGCCG ACCGATCAAGGCATACTGGGATCTAGAGCCCAAATACCCGCACACTTGTCTCAATGACGGAGCCATAGTCTTTTCCGCCAGTACCATCAACATCTTCACGGATGTCTTGACCACTATCCTGCCCATGCCGTTGATCTGGAAACTGAAGCTGCCCGCTCGGCAGCGCCTTGCTGTGATGGGTATTTTTGGTCTGGGAATTATTGTTGACGTCGCTGGCGCAATACGGACATACTACGTCTGGCAGAGTATGATTGCCTCCTACGACACCACTTGGAAAGGGTGGCCTGTCTTGCTGGCAGCAACGGTGGAAATCAACCTCGGCCTG ATTTGCGCCTCTGCTCCAGCATTACGACCACTGGTCAACTTTTTCATCCCCCGTCTTCTTGGCACCTCATATCGCTACGGTTCGGATCGCGGATACCGCTCGAGAAATTTCGAGAACTCGCGCCAGTCGTGGAGGCTCAAGTCATTGACTGGAAACTCGTCGAAACCATCTAGGCATTCGAACTTCTACAATGTCGATGCAAAAATATCCAGTGATCACCTGAAGGTTTTCCGGACcgtcgagatggagacgcATAGCGAGAGTCGCACGTCTTATGATCCAACCGGGACCGCCTGTGATATCACCAGCCGACCTCAATCTCCGATTGGGGACGTCGCGCGTCTCACCAACGACAGTGAAACTCTCAAAAACCCTACGTTGAGCGAAAGGTCAATATCGCCTCCGACTCCGTCTATACGAAGTGATGTAAGGAGTATTCCCAGCCGTCACACGAAGGAAT CACTCTACACAAATAACGAGTACATGTAA
- a CDS encoding uncharacterized protein (transcript_id=CADANIAT00008940): MAASFMTWLITGASSGLGKSLALAALKAGHKVVATTRDVGRAEKSCPDFSTQGGIWVELDPAQEDAYYLFTKFAQEHYVDVLVNNAGYAFIGGVEDTSLSDDAHMCAVRPTSEIRWKSTFMALCELSEPACRFCGPEALATSSLLAVAQGRGTYSASKFAIEAMHESLSYEVKELGIKVLIVEPGAFRTPFASRVLTPTQFEHGFSEGYKDTVLQQMMTAHRSIKSIPDQFKGDPDKAARAILSAIASGYEYLRLPLGTDCVAALEDKIGQLQRDLAATRAIATATDVD; this comes from the exons ATGGCAGCGTCATTTATGACCTGGTTGATCACTGGCGCCTCATCGGGCTTGGGTAAATCGCTTGCACTAGCAGCCCTCAAAGCAGGCCATAAAGTTGTCGCAACTACCCGTGACGTTGGCAGAGCTGAAAAGTCCTGCCCTGATTTCTCGACACAGGGTGGCATCTGGGTTGAGCTAGACCCTGCTCAGGAAGATGCCTATTATCTATTCACCAAATTTGCGCAAGAGCATTATGTTGACGTCCTGGTCAACAACGCTGGATATGCATTTATTGGCGGTGTCGAGGATACTAG TCTCTCGGACGATGCTCACATGTGCGCAGTGAGACCGACGTCAGAAATCAGATGGAAGTCAACTTTTATGGCCCTCTGCGAGCTATCCGAGCCTGCCTGCCGGTTTTGCGGGCCAGAGGCTCTGGCCACGTCATCCTTGTTAGCAGTGGCGCAGG GAAGAGGGACTTACTCCGCCAGTAAATTTGCCATAGAGGCTATGCACGAATCGCTTTCCTACGAGGTCAAAGAACTTGGTATCAAAGTCCTCATAGTCGAGCCTGGAGCATTTCGTACACCCTTTGCGAGCCGAGTGCTCACTCCTACTCAGTTTGAGCATGGCTTCAGCGAGGGCTATAAGGACACTGTGCTCCAGCAGATGATGACTGCACATCGAAGTATAAAGTCAATCCCGGACCAATTCAAGGGCGACCCAGATAAAGCGGCGCGGGCAATTCTGAGCGCGATCGCCTCGGGTTACGAGTATCTTCGCTTGCCGCTGGGAACAGACTGTGTAGCTGCCTTGGAGGATAAAATTGGGCAGCTGCAGAGGGATTTGGCCGCAACTAGAGCGATCGCCACAGCTACCGACGTCGATTGA
- a CDS encoding protein BEST1 (transcript_id=CADANIAT00008941), protein MDGGTAHSAPPADAGHAAAHTDGPAPVQAETRHANNAQGQHSGPPSEKSSSPGRMTPRPTFLENLADSRDSQFMLNRRDSDDLDRYFHGPRDLDKHSKWPIMMRMHGSIMPKMILPITFVAGWSTCITLISRFVYRLSVDNILLTVLGFVVGLSLSFRSSTAYERWADGRKYWSLLVQTSRNLSRTIWINTLEREGELGKEDLLRKLTAINLILAFAVALKHKLRFEPDVGYEDLAGLVGYLDTFAKEAHDRQVIQPRKRTIWKVTGEYLGVSFAESNPRKLIKRSKKPLGHLPLEILNHLSAYIDSVIRNETLNISLHQSQAIACLAQLNEVVTGTERVLDTPLPVAYSIAIAQIAWIYVLVLPFQLYDSLGWVTIPGSIVAAYIILGLATIGSEIENPFGHDVNDLPLDTYCRQIALELDIVTAVPPPSVDEFTSREDNYVLYPLSTSGQPEWKERSVEDIRAALRAKVVANTSPTASKTSTVLEEVNTKLNKQSSV, encoded by the exons ATGGACGGAGGCACCGCGCACTCTGCACCTCCCGCTGACGCAGGCCATGCTGCTGCTCATACGGATGGTCCTGCTCCAGTACAGGCAGAGACTCGCCATGCCAACAACGCTCAAGGACAACACAGCGGCCCTCCAAGTGAGAAGAGCTCCAGCCCTGGACGAATGACACCACGGCCCACCTTCTTGGAGAACCTTGCAGACTCTCGTGATTCCCAGTTCATGCTCAACCGGCGCGACTCTGATGATCTGGATCGGTACTTT CACGGCCCGCGAGACCTGGACAAACACTCGAAATGGCCCATCATGATGCGGATGCACGGCAGCATCATGCCGAAGATGATCCTCCCCATCACCTTCGTCGCCGGCTGGTCTACTTGTATAACCCTGATTTCGCGCTTTGTTTATAGAC TTTCTGTTGAtaatatcctcctcaccgTTCTCGGTTTCGTCGTTGGTTTGTCACTTTCATTTCGAAGCTCTACTGCCTACGAAAG ATGGGCGGATGGCCGGAAGTACTGGTCGTTGCTTGTGCAGACGTCTCGTAACTTGTCCCGTACCATTTGGATCAACACACTCGAGCGGGAAGGTGAGCTAGGAAAAGAGGACCTATTGAGGAAGCT CACCGCGATCAACCTTATCTTGGCCTTTGCAGTGGCTCTGAAGCATAAGCTGCGGTTCGAACCGGATGTCGGATACGAGGATCTAGCTGGCCTAGTTGGGTATCTCGACACCTTTGCTAAGGAAGCTCACGATCGCCAAGTCATTCagccaaggaagaggacgatctGGAAAGTTACTGGCGAGTACTTGGGCGTTTCTTTCGCAGAGTCGAACCCTCGGAAGCTCATCAAACGCTCCAAAAAGCCCTTGGGACACCTACCCCTGGAGATTCTGAACCACCTTTCGGCCTATATCGACTCAGTCATCCGAAACGAAACACTCAACATCAGTCTCCACCAGTCCCAGGCTA TTGCCTGCCTCGCCCAACTAAACGAAGTCGTCACCGGCACTGAACGCGTCCTCGACACCCCGCTCCCAGTCGCCTACAGCATCGCAATTGCGCAAATCGCTTGGATTTACGTTCTTGTCCTCCCCTTCCAGCTCTACGACTCTCTTGGCTGGGTCACGATCCCTGGCTCCATTGTCGCTGCGTACATTATTCTTGGCCTAGCAACCATTGGCAGCGAAATCGAGAACCCCTTCGGCCACGACGTAAATGATCTGCCTCTCGACACATATTGCAGACAGATCGCGCTTGAACTGGATATTGTCACCGCTGTACCGCCGCCAAGTGTTGACGAATTCACCTCCCGCGAGGACAACTATGTCCTATACCCACTTAGCACATCGGGCCAGCCCGAATGGAAGGAGCGCAGCGTGGAGGACATCCGTGCTGCGCTGCGCGCTAAAGTCGTTGCTAACACGTCGCCGACAGCGTCCAAGACGTCCACCGTACTTGAGGAGGTGAATACAAAGCTTAACAAGCAGTCATCAGTATAG
- a CDS encoding uncharacterized protein (transcript_id=CADANIAT00008942), which translates to MASTKRKIPEDSSASIETINFTARNPPWTYLKLQLIHQPNTSAATKSAPLDPLTARTHLSSALSQFLGLSGSSIPVDILSVSPDPESKFIWVRVPRQDAPAVVAAVSSWIGGVGEEENGGSVAWRVCAKGNFLSALVNGDGGDLFKV; encoded by the exons ATGGCCTCCACAAAACGAAAAATCCCCGAGGACTCTAGCGCCAGTATAGAGACCATCAACTTCACCGCACGCAATCCTCCCTGGACCTACCTCAAGCTTCAACT GATTCACCAACCGAACACCTCCGCAGCCACAAAATCCGCTCCTCTCGACCCCCTCACAGCCCGTACTCATCTCTCTTCCGCCCTCTCCCAATTCCTGGGCCTCTCCGGTAGCTCAATCCCTGTCGATATTCTTTCCGTGTCCCCCGATCCAGAGTCA AAATTCATCTGGGTTCGTGTACCGAGGCAGGACGCCcctgctgttgttgcggcCGTGAGTTCTTGGATTGGAGGcgtgggagaagaagaaaatggtGGAAGCGTGGCGTGGAGGGTATGCGCGAAGGGGAACTTTTTGTCCGCGCTAGTGAATGGCGACGGAGGGGATTTGTTCAAGGTGTAG
- a CDS encoding DUF167 domain-containing protein (transcript_id=CADANIAT00008943), translating to MPPSSMLRLVRIASKTSRNKSQKLANRYNLHISCRVKPNASGGREGITAVGNETVDVCVAAVPRDGEANLAVSQVFAKVFNVAKSDVGVIHGLKSRDKVLCIFNLDIGTETEERFLERAGKRLQDAVIKK from the exons ATGCCACCATCTTCCATGCTCCGCCTCGTCCGAATCGCTAGCAAAACCTCCCGCAACAAATCTCAGAAGCTCGCCAACAGATACAACCTACATATATCGTGCAGAGTGAAGCCGAACGCGTCCGGCGGCCGAGAGGGCATCACCGCAGTAGGAAACGAGACAGTCGATGTATGTGTAGCTGCCGTTCCTAGGGACGGAGAGGCAAATCTAGCTGTATCTCAGGTCTTTGCAAAG GTGTTCAATGTCGCAAAATCCGACGTCGGAGTCATCCACGGTCTGAAGTCTCGCGACAAAGttctctgcatcttcaaTTTAGATATTGGAACAGAGACTGAGGAGAGATTCCTCGAAAGAGCTGGTAAACGGCTGCAAGACGCCGTGATCAAGAAATAA